One genomic window of Biomphalaria glabrata chromosome 9, xgBioGlab47.1, whole genome shotgun sequence includes the following:
- the LOC106065303 gene encoding uncharacterized protein LOC106065303, translated as MSTLVLALSLMASVKGDVDWRESLLQRIAQANQSRKQVPTSDSGFRAPSPGNQYPRSQSTGSRQLWARPPPTNSRELANNRYNERTYGSPYWRGAQRTDFSRLSDWRNRFVGDSQVNGNSKQEADLWSRFGSNRPANTLPNINKNELWRRFGGSNFQQREIWSSNDEQSDEGQVKEPEDWKERLLQGISQRPNEEDSILSQGEDDWKDRLYQMISARRSEKGLNQDQESWKERLYQIISERRSGNGQNRDQNDWNDSFLQSLSSRQGKDSYQSEDAWKDRLLRTISARRSERIQNQDRGDWQSNIRQMMSGRQGQSYLNQDQGDQFMSLFSGGSSGDEISARDFKSWIDRAISLAGVQSPLKGFMPPQQMMPF; from the exons ATGAGTACACTTGTACTGGCTTTGTCTTTGATGGCCTCTGTTAAAGGAGATGTGGATTGGAGAGAGTCTCTCTTGCAAAGAATAGCTCAAGCTAATCAATCTCGAAAACAG GTGCCTACTTCAGATAGTGGTTTTAGAGCCCCAAGCCCTGGTAACCAATACCCAAGGAGCCAGAGCACTGGCTCTAGACAGTTGTGGGCCAGACCTCCTCCTACAAACTCAAGAGAACTCGCAAACAATCGGTACAATGAAAGAACCTACGGATCACCATACTGGAGGGGTGCACAAAGAACCGACTTCAGTAGACTAAGCGACTGGCGGAATCGATTTGTCGGTGACTCCCAAGTAAACGGCAATTCAAAACAAGAGGCTGATTTATGGAGTCGCTTCGGCAGCAATCGACCCGCTAATACTCTCCCAAACATCAACAAGAATGAGTTGTGGAGACGTTTCGGAGGCAGCAATTTTCAGCAGAGAGAGATCTGGAGCTCCAATGACGAGCAATCAGATGAAGGTCAAGTAAAAGAACCTGAAGACTGGAAGGAAAGATTACTGCAAGGAATTTCTCAGCGGCCAAATGAAGAAGATAGTATTTTAAGCCAAGGGGAAGACGATTGGAAAGACCGTCTCTATCAAATGATTTCTGCAAGACGATCTGAAAAAGGTCTAAATCAGGATCAAGAGAGTTGGAAAGAACGTCTCTATCAAATAATTTCCGAGAGACGATCAGGAAATGGTCAGAATCGAGACCAGAATGATTGGAATGACTCATTTTTGCAATCGCTTTCAAGCAGGCAAGGGAAAGACAGCTATCAAAGTGAAGACGCTTGGAAGGATCGTTTACTTCGAACCATTTCTGCAAGGCGATCGGAAAGAATTCAGAACCAGGACCGAGGCGATTGGCAAAGCAATATTCGTCAAATGATGTCTGGAAGACAAGGGCAAAGCTACCTGAACCAAGATCAGGGTGATCAGTTTATGTCCTTGTTTTCTGGAGGGTCATCGGGAGATGAAATCAGTGCAAGGGACTTTAAAAGCTGGATAGATCGAGCCATTTCCTTGGCTGGTGTACAGTCACCACTAAAAGGCTTCATGCCACCTCAACAGATGATGCCCTTTTAA